aagcaaatttTGGCAAACTAAAAACTAAGTTAGTGCTTAACTTATTCTTAATTCTGGTTTAGGAGAAGGTTGTAGACAGGGCATCTGAGTATTACTACTAATCAACATAAATGTAGAAACAACCCTTCAGTTATATTTCTACTGATGTTTTCTCTCTTTGTTCCTTGGATATAAGATGGCATTTTATGCCAATGATATTAAGCCAATCTGTCAAGAAATAGGGTCCTTTGTATTGATCAGCTGTTTTAATTCCTTGTTCTTCTACAGTaacagttttcattatttatgatTGTGTGTCAAAAGCACTGACTTTTAATTAACAGATGACTCTGCACACTGTTCGAAAGATAGCAgatgaataattaattttggATAGGGTGGGTCACAAGGCTGGCCAGATCTTCTAGTAGTGTTAATTACTTTTTCCTGACTTGCACTATCCAAACACTGCATAAAGTATGTTTCCCCAAGGGAAACTTTCATTGATCCTAAATTTTGGGTAGATCTGTATGAAATTAGGTTGATTAATATCTGTTCAGGGCACCATTCACTTGTAGTGGGTGTTGGTAAGAAAAGGCTGCTGTTTCTGTGAACATTGTGACTTTCTCTATAGACTATGGTTGTGCTTCGCGAAGCCAGTGTACAGATGGATAGAAAATTCGAGAGTCCTACTGTAGCAGGTTCTGATTCTGAGTCAGTACCGCAGGTTTGTGTTGGcataattatatgatttttagTTATATGTAATTTGTGTGTGATATTTATGAAAAGTGGCATAAATGAATCTAATCCAAAATTCGGATACACGAAAAGGACTACGTAAGCAACAAAATTGaccacaaaaacattttctgacttcatttgattaattaataaataactaagTTATTCACAAATATGAACCCGGGAAGGTTATAACGATTATCtctaaataaaatcattctCCCATTTTATCTATAGTTTCCATATAACTACTTATTTTTGTCGGAATTCAGACATTATTACCATTTCAAAGCTTAATTTGGAAAATAAGCAATATTATTTCTGTCATTATCAGATGGAAATGTCAAATTCACATTGCTTGGTCCCAGTGGAAGCTTTGTAGAAGCAGTTGTAGCATTTGTCATAACTAATTTATAGCTATTAGCCTATTTTATGGTATATAATTAGGTTTGGCCTTTTCTGGTTTTACATGTTTTGGAGGTCTGCATAATTGAATTAGGGCTGATATGATGGGCTGACTGCTTCAGTGTTCTGTTGTTTATACTACTTGAAGAATGATGTGGGTATGAGGATTTCTATACTTTTGGATAactttgtgtgtgtgtgtctgtgtgtttgTCAGAGTTACTTGAACATTTCTTTGTGTCTGCCAAACCTTTCATTTGGCTTTTGTCATCTACCATCATACATTTTTAGATTCATtctgaaataattcaaaatggtTACCCAGTGGAAAAGTAGAGTTTTTAGTACTGTATTCTACAATTTTGGGGAATGTTAGTAGTCATCTTTGTTCCATATTATAGGCTTGCTTAAATCTGAGCATGTTGAGTTGTTCAAGTGGAATCCATCCTCTTATGGGAGGAAAAGAAAGtctttgttttaatgcacaCCATTACAGAGACTTCATAAGTGGAATAGGAAAGAAACTCTTAAGGAAACATACCAGGATGTTGCTTGTTAACAGGTTTCAGACGCAAAACCTCATGTTTATACTAAGCCATTTCacaatttcttttgttaaaccttaatataacttttgtatattaatttggaatattttcacaaaattatgGAGCTAACGGCAGTTTCTGTTGTTCCTAAGATAACACAAATTGTGAGTTATTGTAGGgctaaatgattggtaaatttgaaattgtttttatgttgtttaaattattcTGTTTTATTAATCTCTTGTTCCTTGTTACGTTATGTAGTTGTACATGATGTTCACAGTTTGGCATTTACTTGATTGTGTTATTGTTGGCATGaacaaaattattcaatgtAATGTCAATGTGAATGCATTTTTAGCGGGAGATCTTAGTGGAAGCACATTGCATGTACCTTGaactaaaatgttgttgttaattcatttaaattgtttatggaatgttttgtacatttttaagaaggatatatttaagttaaattagtATGAGTAAAATCAAACCTAAAAGCAgtcatttaaaatcaacatGCAAGTACTTTACTGTTagacatattaaattattaatattttgtggCTGAAAGAGTGCTGTAATTTAATATAGTCTATCACAATTGGCCATGTCAGTATATAGTCTTCATTTTTAGTTACTTTTAACTAAAATACTATCATTTTCAGAGACCATGTAATTTCCCAGTCAGTTGCAGTTTGGAGAGCTATTTTCTTCAGGAATCCAACAATTGTTGTACACTGGAGGTACTGGTTACACAACAcacttgatttttttacaacacTGCTGTGGTTACCCACCACTAAATATTTAGTATATCGTGGTTCCCATTATCACATTCCTTTTTCCTGTGTGTTTGCAGCACATGGTGCAGAACCAGCTCCAACCTACGTACCAGTATGCCCAGACGCCTGGCCTGGAGGAGTACCAGCCCGTCATGGTTCAGACCCCTGCAACCTCGCTTCCTGCAGAATTTAAAAGCGATCAAACTGTGTTCACGTCTACTGCAATCTCCTCCGCAGTGACAGCCAATGGTGGGGTAGAACAGCAGACGGTAAGGAGCAGGCCCACCATAAATGTACGTGAAGTATCTTTTCCCTTTATCCGCATGGTTTGCGGTGGAGGACTAACAACATATGTACACGTATAGGTGATATGCATGCTTTCTTACATTATTTTGACACTTAGATTTAATTATTCAAACTactaaataattttctttaagttttaaaataccCTTAGTGTATATACCTCTGTATTTCTTTGATATCTTTATGTTATGTCTATCCGTAACTAATAAAGGTATCTTCCAAACTAACTTCTCATTATAGTACAAGCTTTTTCTGTTGTTACAATAATAACTTTCAGACCTCCTttcacaaaattaaattaaaagttattgTCAATTTGATGTTGGTTTGCTGTTTTCTTTTACTGCTAGATTATTAGATTTTGTAATTCTGTTCTGGAAATAATTGTCATTTTGGGAAATTACATGATTTTTAAGGCCCAGTCTTTGTCATTTTCTTTGTCACACATtagtaatattttataaatttgtatgGCTTTTTTGTCATTAGATTCGGTATCTTGACTTTTCTCCttgttgaaataagttactCTTTTCCATGAAATAAGTAATTTTAGGAACTACTTGGTTTCTGAGTGGTCTGACTATTGGGTGATGAGGTCCGAAAACAAAAGCCATCACCACATCCCTAATATGTCAGCCCTTCTTTGTGCTAGGACATGTTAGGATTTTTAATAACATGGTTAGATGAGTGGGAATTTGTTCTCCAATCAAATAGCTGCCCTAGGAATGTAATTTGATGGAATCTGCTTTCCTTACAGAGCGCCAAGACATGAATCATTAGGGAATAGATTACTTTTAGTCTAAAAGTATCACCCAACTCTGTTCTCTGTTTTGCAAGTTATGTTAAACAGAAGCCCAAGCTCATTATGAAAAGCTGGGTTTTTTGAGCTCTaaggaaatttaaataaaagcttTTGACAAGTTTTTGGTCACTTTATGTTTCCCAGAATGGCATACTTAATCAGCCATTGTTCTTCTCTAGAATTAAAGTCTCCCTTTCTAATTGTCAATTCATGCAATTTAACTTTCTTCCTAGAAATTTGCAGTATTGGCTCTTCTCTTTGTCAGTAAAAGCGACTGAAGTACATTATTATgcattggaaaaaaatattttcaaggaTTTTCTCAGCTCTCATTATGTTTCTCTTATCAAGGACAGTATGTTGGCAGGATAATTCCAGATCTTCTTAAGACACAACAAAGACATGTATAGTTAAGCCCATTTGAACAACTGAAACAAAGTACTTGTGCTAAcatatgttgacattttgaccAGATCAATATTCCAGAAATTTGCCATCTTCATCAGCTTCTGTCCATTGTTCCCTGGTTACAAGGGGTTAAGTTTCCTCTCACACTGTCATTATCACTTTTGCTAGGATAGGCAGCTCTTGAGGTTAGGTTACACCATTACATTTTGTTCCATTATTCACATTATGTGCAATGCTTACTTAAGTTGCTATATATCGTTCTTTTGTCCAATGACCAAAAACTGTTGTACATGAACATACATGAAGTATTCGAGCGTTttcacattttgtaaaattcagCTGTAGTAGCACCTGCATTAAACATTCTTGGGTGAGCTAGGAAGGTCATCATTTTTATTCGAGACAGGAAAATGCAATTGGTACATTGTGAATAGGAGCTCAGACAATGGTTTATTGGGATAACAAGGCTCTTgttaataactgtttatttagaGTCTTGGACAGTATCATGACTTCTCCATAATTGCAGTGCAATGATTGCATTAATTTGTCTAGAACTGCCCTGAATTTTCATTCCCTTGTTAGCTGAAAATGAAGGAAAAACCAGTAATTTCTTAGTCTTTGTTATATGTATTTAGATTACTAACACAATATAgatttttaacattctaatATGCAAGTTGTGAAGGCTATTGTAATGAACAGTTATTATGCTGTGGTATGATTTTTCAAAAAGCCAGACTTAAAATTTTCTTTGTTACCCTTCCAAAAACCACAGTGGATTAGTTATTAGAAggctggccccaatttctcgaaactttttaagcttaataggcttaagtcacttatttcaattagccaaaatacatactgaaaatggatgttgataaatgaaaaatggtttattctgataatcatacagattattcctacataattctctaaaaattcttgaagaagtaaatataacacattttatagaacaacaaaactaaatacaagcgattgtcgccgatttcaggcaaaaccaatcgattttcgattataatcgatcatctgAACATCACTAGTGTAGGccatgtttattatttcagatttaatgtaaacaaactgtcTAAAAACTTGTTTAGACAGGCAAAGAGGAACAAAACTGCTTACATTGctgatttgttaaaaaatattgacgTATAACTATATATTGGAAGCAGTTAGAGACGTTGCCAAggaaaaatgtcaatatattaacaaataagcCAAATTCTACCCATGCAAAAAGAAATGGAGATTTCATTTACCTGGCtaagaacaatatttttagaTCAAACAgttaatgtattatttctgtATTATAATACAGAACTGATGGTTTTTGTATggattcatatttttaaaatttgttatatatttaagtcacattattttgaatattttcactTATTTGATAGAAACATTTGTGCGTGGCTGCATTCCAATGTTAAGTTGAAATCTGAtagaaaattcattttaaacaagtatttaatcaaataatattctATAAGTAATAGGGTTTCATGCTTGATTTCAAAGTTTACTTCAGTaatgagatatttttttatgtgtcTCGGTTGCTAGCGAAAAAAATCAAACCCAAAACCATGTGGAAATGGTCACACGACCAGAAACACCTGTGTAAGCAaaaaatttaatacatgtaatatgaaaAATTCATGTCTGTCTATAACTGAAGTCCATGACCTCACGCTTGCTGTATCTGTTGTAGCAGACAGAGTTGGTAGAGGGTGAGGGCGGCCAACAGAGTCCAAGTGAGGCTGGAGGGAAAGTGGATGTCGCCTCCCCTTCATCCAATGCTGCACAGGGACCAAAGAGACTCCATGTCTCAAACATACCCTTCCGCTTCCGAGAGGCAGACCTCAGAAACCTCTTGGGGGTAAGTACAGCTTGTTCAAGAAGATTTTACCCATACAGGAGAAGAATGACCCCATTTAAGAGACTCCATATTTAGCCTGTCAGgttatttaaagaaattgtttttcATTACCTGAGAACTAGGGATTGACGGGACTGAATGCTTGGTGTTAGTGCAGTATATTTTGACTATTTAACAACTTCACATGTCCATGTACAATATTAAGTTGTATGGTTTGAGGGCATGGTTTGTGTAGTTCATTATATCACTGAATGATTCATTTCCGTAAACTTATTATCAACTCATATGAGGCCTGTATGAGGACTTGAGTACAGGATATAGCTGCACAAAGTTTGCAGCATATATTCTCAACATGTGGTATGCCAGATCGTATCTCATCATGAACTGGCTCAGACTTGAAAGTTTCTGGAAGGCTGATAGTCAGTTTCTTGGGCTGATAGTCTGTTTCTTGCAGATTAAACACACGTTTGTCATGCTGATACATTCAAATTTTATGCACTGTTATTCATTCAAGTTATCTACATCCTTGCATATATTGATGTGTTCACATATTATATAAGCCCTATCTCTGTTAAGTAAAGTTGAAACATTACAGAAAAGAAATGCTGAAAAAGAGTATTGAATCCTTTAATACCCTAGTTTTGCCCTtgtatttatgttgtttatgattttttgtttatgagCCATACTTTTGCCTAATGTttgagttgttgttgttttacagcAATTTGGCCCTATTTTGGATGTGGAGATTATTTTCAATGAGAGGGGCTCAAAGGTAAGATTACTTCTGTTCTGTACCGATTTTGTCGAACAAACATTATCTCATCAATTAGTAACTCTATTCTAAATTGCAGTAAAAAATCTAACGACCaatgtgtttcattgtaaaCATAGCTAATGTCTGTTTGACAAAGAATAAACTGTGattgtttaaagattgaaaacattaaGTAAAGTAATATGAACATCTCTATCAAATTCAGCaatttattaatgttgttttcattttgaatttaattcatCAATTTTCATTCACTATGTTCACTggttaaaaaaacatcttttaatattaattaaatagcaattgatttaaacaagtattttgaaTGTATGAATCAATCATCAAATAAATTCAATGAGTGTAAAATTCAGGTGTTAGATCCAAGACATGTGAACATAGTAATGACGTAAAATATCTTTATAGACCTGGTATTTTTCTGAACAAATATGCTGGAGCAAGACCTCAATTTGAAAAAGTCTGTCCCACATATTGGTTCAGGAAAATGAATGGCAACTACTGAACCAATAATAATCAATTGACTGATGTTTGCACAGTGAAATCAGATACCAGAACTAACAACAAGCAACCATGTTGATTTACCCAGATCAGTTTTATATTCTTGTCATCCTATGCAGACATCAATCATACTAATGATGCCAAGTAATTGGAGTCttctttgttgtttacattgatactggagttttcttttatattagattcatttatttttataattttattgaagtaaaagaactttttttaatCTTCTGGCATTGAAAATCTTTATCTGCTATGCAATGTGTTAAGCTGGGCACCAAAGATTATCCAAGGTATGAGGCATCACCCAATTGTTGAGATATTGtgatttaaaatgtcaagtacaAGAATTGAATGAAATGATGTTTGGCTCTTCAGCATATGagtttacaaattttagaatAGAGAGATATTGCTGTTAATGGTATGTTTTCCAAAGTGCTAAGAATGATTGTTATCTGTGAAGTCCCATTGAGTATCATCTATTTGATTTAGACATTATAATGAACAAAGGAAACATCTCATACTCTGAATGAGCCAATCTCTGTTTTATGTGATATGAAAACATGCCAAATGACAGCAAGCACATCTTTGAATAATTGTTGTTCTGCCTGATATGCCAACCGTTTTTGTTTGTCCAAATTGTCTGAGAGAAGAATGGAAGGGAATGAGTGAGCGGGGATTTCCTTTATTATGTCCTGTAAATGTGTACACTTAACCGAGAAATAGAATGTCttttatgaataattgaaaatgtttaatttttaatgtatCACTCATCACTTGATATGTTCTCATATTGTACTTAAGGCTAATAAATTATAGCTGCCTTTGTATTGTCCCCTGTTTTGTATTGTGGGGATAAATGTTCCTGGTATTAATGTGAAGGATGAGGAATGTAAGATGTTTGTATATGAGAGAGTTCAAGGCCTTTTTGCTCTTCACATGTGTAATGAGTGTCATCGTGCGTGTGCGTGTAGTTGATGTGTTTCTGTTGGCTATTCTCAGACGCATGTAGACTGTGTCGCTTACCTAGGCACCGGCATGTCATGTGAGACAAACACATATGTCTCATGAACTGTGTATCTCCTTGTCATATCTACAGAACCAATCAATATGtcttttaatgtcaatattcaACGGCAtgtgtaaaatgttttcatttaaatgattgactatgattattatgatgataCATGTATTGACATTGATTCGTTTGCACgaattttaatgcatgtttcCTTATTTTTTCCTTGATGCATGTAGGGATTTGGTTTCGTAACTTTCCAAACTAGTGCTGACGCGGACGGAGCACGTGACAAACTCAACGGAACAGTGGTAGAGGG
Above is a genomic segment from Mya arenaria isolate MELC-2E11 chromosome 2, ASM2691426v1 containing:
- the LOC128223603 gene encoding RNA binding protein fox-1 homolog 2-like isoform X7 gives rise to the protein MELTAVSVVPKITQIHMVQNQLQPTYQYAQTPGLEEYQPVMVQTPATSLPAEFKSDQTVFTSTAISSAVTANGGVEQQTVRSRPTINQTELVEGEGGQQSPSEAGGKVDVASPSSNAAQGPKRLHVSNIPFRFREADLRNLLGQFGPILDVEIIFNERGSKGFGFVTFQTSADADGARDKLNGTVVEGRKIEVNNATARVMTKKTAVAPTIPNVISPVSAAALRGVALTRGRATALAARGMGMYNAAAAAQLQAAALRQQAPMPTATALPYATMQYAQIDPALLAAYGAADRYQIVSSQPMAAGIPLSAARYAVPTMGGGVTYTAAGYPGRELAAATADPLLGHSIGPVPGYGAVYRGAYQRFTPY